The Clostridium sporogenes genome contains a region encoding:
- the murD gene encoding UDP-N-acetylmuramoyl-L-alanine--D-glutamate ligase has product MKSNFSEFKDFIKYKKVAVVGIGVSNRPLIKFLVKLGAKVTAFDKKYREKLGSISAELEEMGVDLVLGENYLDKLDGYDVIFKTPSMRIDRSEFVKAKEAGAYITSEMEEFIKYCPAKIFGVTGSDGKTTTTTLVYEMLKKEGYKTWVGGNIGTPLFANIEEMKEDHMVVLELSSFQLMTMDVSPEISLITNLSPNHLDVHKDFEEYVEAKKNIFKYQENNDLLVLNKDDELTNRMEKEALGNILKFSLVEKVYDGACLSNNKLTILGKEVCDSKDIKLKGRHNIANLLAAFCMVNKYVSIDSMKYVATNFSGVEHRCEFIREVNGVKYYNDSIASSPSRTLAGLNAFEKPVILIAGGYDKKIPFEPLAEEGYDKIKTLILMGDTKSKIKSAFEKVILDKKCKIEIVMVNSMEEAVKVADDISEKGDIITLSPACASFDMYPNFEIRGNEFRNMVNSL; this is encoded by the coding sequence ATGAAAAGCAATTTTTCTGAGTTTAAGGATTTTATTAAATATAAAAAAGTAGCAGTGGTAGGTATAGGGGTAAGCAATAGACCTTTAATAAAATTTTTAGTTAAGTTAGGAGCAAAAGTAACTGCTTTTGACAAAAAATATAGAGAAAAATTAGGCAGTATAAGTGCTGAATTAGAAGAGATGGGTGTAGATTTAGTATTAGGTGAAAATTATTTAGATAAATTAGATGGATATGATGTTATTTTTAAAACTCCATCTATGAGAATAGATAGATCAGAATTTGTTAAGGCAAAAGAAGCGGGAGCTTATATCACATCAGAGATGGAAGAATTTATAAAATATTGTCCAGCTAAGATTTTTGGTGTAACAGGAAGTGATGGTAAAACAACCACTACAACATTAGTTTATGAAATGTTAAAAAAAGAAGGCTATAAAACTTGGGTAGGAGGAAATATAGGGACACCTTTATTTGCCAATATTGAAGAAATGAAGGAAGATCATATGGTTGTATTAGAACTATCAAGTTTTCAGCTTATGACAATGGATGTATCACCAGAGATTTCTTTAATAACTAATTTAAGTCCTAATCATTTAGATGTGCATAAAGATTTTGAGGAGTATGTAGAGGCTAAAAAAAATATATTTAAATATCAAGAAAATAATGATTTACTAGTATTGAACAAAGATGATGAATTAACTAATAGAATGGAGAAAGAAGCTTTAGGAAATATTTTAAAGTTTAGTCTTGTAGAAAAAGTATATGATGGAGCTTGTTTATCAAATAATAAGCTTACTATACTAGGAAAAGAAGTTTGTGATTCTAAAGATATAAAACTTAAAGGCAGGCACAATATAGCTAATTTACTAGCTGCCTTTTGTATGGTAAATAAGTATGTATCAATAGATAGTATGAAATATGTAGCTACAAATTTTTCAGGTGTAGAACATAGATGTGAATTTATAAGAGAAGTTAATGGTGTTAAATATTATAATGATTCAATAGCATCAAGTCCTAGTAGAACTTTAGCAGGATTGAATGCTTTTGAAAAACCTGTAATATTAATAGCTGGTGGATATGATAAAAAGATACCTTTTGAACCTCTAGCAGAGGAAGGATATGATAAAATTAAAACTTTGATATTAATGGGAGATACTAAAAGCAAAATAAAATCAGCTTTTGAAAAAGTAATTTTAGATAAAAAGTGTAAGATAGAAATAGTTATGGTAAATAGTATGGAGGAAGCTGTAAAAGTAGCTGATGATATATCAGAAAAAGGAGATATAATAACTTTATCACCAGCTTGTGCTAGCTTTGATATGTATCCTAACTTTGAAATAAGAGGAAATGAATTTAGAAATATGGTAAATAGTCTATAA
- a CDS encoding glycine--tRNA ligase: MAFKKTMDKVVALSKNRGFVFPGSDIYGGLANSWDYGPLGVELKNNVKKAWWKKFVQESPYNVGIDAAILMNSQVWVASGHVGGFSDPLMDCKECKARFRADKLVEEHMTEQGVEKASADGWSNEKLKQYIDENGIECPKCKAKNFTDIRKFNLMFKTFQGVTEDAKSEIYLRPETAQGIFVNFKNVQRTSRKKVPFGIAQIGKSFRNEITPGNFTFRTREFEQMELEFFCKPGTDLEWFNYWKDYCWNFLINLGINKESIRFRDHSQEELSHYSNATSDIEFLFPFGWGELWGVADRTDFDLKKHMEHSGEDLNYLDPTTKERYVPYCIEPSLGADRVVLAFLVDAYDEEELEGGDVRNVLHLHPALAPFKAAVLPLSKKLSDKSQEVYSMLSKKFNIDYDEAGSIGKRYRREDEIGTPYCITVDFDTLEDNTVTIRDRDTMDQIRVNINELEKFIEDKLQF; encoded by the coding sequence ATGGCTTTTAAAAAAACTATGGATAAAGTGGTTGCTTTAAGTAAAAACAGAGGATTTGTATTCCCAGGATCTGATATATATGGGGGATTAGCAAATTCATGGGATTATGGTCCACTAGGAGTAGAGTTAAAAAATAATGTGAAGAAAGCTTGGTGGAAAAAATTTGTTCAAGAAAGTCCATATAATGTTGGAATAGATGCAGCTATTTTAATGAATAGCCAAGTTTGGGTAGCATCTGGACATGTAGGTGGATTTTCTGATCCTTTAATGGATTGTAAAGAATGTAAAGCAAGATTTAGAGCTGATAAATTAGTAGAAGAACATATGACAGAACAAGGTGTTGAAAAAGCTAGTGCAGATGGTTGGTCAAATGAGAAATTAAAACAATATATAGATGAAAATGGTATAGAATGTCCAAAGTGTAAAGCTAAAAACTTTACGGATATAAGAAAATTTAATTTAATGTTTAAAACATTCCAAGGAGTTACAGAAGATGCTAAGTCAGAAATATATTTAAGACCAGAAACAGCTCAAGGCATATTTGTCAATTTTAAAAATGTTCAAAGAACCTCTAGAAAAAAAGTGCCATTTGGTATTGCACAAATAGGAAAATCTTTTAGAAATGAAATAACTCCAGGAAATTTTACTTTTAGAACTAGAGAATTTGAACAAATGGAGTTGGAGTTTTTCTGTAAACCAGGAACAGATTTAGAATGGTTTAATTATTGGAAAGATTATTGTTGGAATTTCTTAATAAATTTAGGTATAAATAAAGAAAGTATAAGATTTAGAGATCATAGTCAAGAAGAACTATCTCACTATAGTAATGCTACATCAGATATAGAATTTTTATTCCCATTTGGTTGGGGTGAGTTATGGGGAGTTGCAGACAGAACAGATTTTGACTTGAAAAAACATATGGAACATTCAGGAGAAGATCTAAACTATTTAGATCCAACAACTAAAGAAAGATATGTGCCATATTGCATAGAACCATCTTTAGGAGCAGATAGGGTTGTTTTAGCATTTTTAGTAGACGCCTATGATGAAGAAGAACTAGAAGGTGGAGATGTAAGAAATGTATTGCATTTACATCCAGCTTTAGCTCCATTTAAGGCTGCGGTATTACCACTTAGTAAAAAACTTTCTGATAAATCACAAGAAGTTTATAGTATGTTAAGTAAAAAGTTTAATATAGATTACGATGAAGCAGGTAGTATAGGAAAAAGATATAGAAGAGAAGATGAAATAGGAACTCCTTACTGCATAACAGTAGATTTTGATACATTAGAAGATAATACAGTTACTATAAGAGACAGGGATACTATGGATCAAATAAGAGTTAATATAAATGAACTAGAAAAATTTATAGAAGATAAATTACAATTTTAA
- the lysS gene encoding lysine--tRNA ligase has product MKERFQKLKELQANGKDPFDVYKIERTHTSKEVKENYEDLEGKTVTVAGRLMSKRVHGKAGFSDIHDRYGKIQLYIKINDVGEEKLKEYKTFDIGDIISVTGTVFKTKTGETSIHITDFQLVCKSLRPLPEKWHGLKDPDLRYRQRYVDLIINQDVRDTFIKRTAIIKAMREFLDNRGFLEVETPILSPIAGGAAAKPFITHHNALDIDMYLRIATELYLKRLIVGGFEKVYEIGKNFRNEGIDIRHNPEFTAIELYEAYADYNDMMEITENMVAYICEKVLGTTKVQYEGTEIDFTPPWRRLTMVDAVKEYAGVDFNSIKDDIEARTIAKEKHVEFKKELKDCTKGDVLIGLFEEFCEDKLMQPTFICDYPVENSPLTKKKRGNEAFTERFEGFVFGREVCNAYSELNDSIVQKERFMQQLKERELGDDEAYMMDDDFITSLEVGMPPTGGLGIGIDRLIMFLTDTHSIRDVILFPTMKPQPNNQ; this is encoded by the coding sequence ATGAAAGAAAGATTTCAAAAGTTAAAGGAACTTCAAGCTAATGGCAAAGATCCATTCGATGTTTATAAGATTGAAAGAACTCATACTTCAAAAGAAGTAAAGGAAAATTATGAAGATCTAGAAGGAAAAACCGTTACAGTAGCAGGAAGACTTATGTCAAAAAGGGTTCATGGAAAAGCTGGATTTTCAGATATACACGATAGATATGGAAAAATTCAATTATACATAAAGATAAATGATGTAGGAGAAGAAAAACTTAAAGAATATAAGACTTTTGATATAGGTGATATAATAAGTGTAACAGGAACAGTTTTTAAAACAAAAACAGGAGAAACATCAATACACATAACAGATTTTCAGTTAGTTTGTAAATCTTTAAGACCACTACCAGAAAAATGGCACGGATTAAAAGATCCAGATTTAAGATATAGACAAAGATATGTAGATTTAATAATAAACCAAGATGTTAGAGATACTTTTATAAAAAGAACAGCTATAATTAAAGCAATGAGAGAATTCTTGGATAATAGAGGATTTTTAGAAGTAGAAACACCAATATTATCACCAATAGCAGGAGGAGCCGCAGCTAAACCATTTATTACTCATCATAATGCTTTAGATATAGATATGTATCTTAGAATAGCTACTGAATTATATTTAAAAAGATTAATAGTAGGTGGTTTTGAAAAAGTATATGAAATTGGTAAAAACTTTAGAAATGAAGGAATAGATATAAGACATAATCCAGAATTTACGGCTATAGAATTATATGAAGCTTATGCAGATTATAATGATATGATGGAAATAACAGAAAATATGGTAGCGTATATATGTGAAAAAGTTTTAGGTACAACTAAAGTTCAATATGAAGGAACAGAAATAGATTTTACACCACCATGGAGAAGATTAACTATGGTAGATGCTGTAAAGGAATATGCAGGAGTAGATTTTAACAGTATAAAAGATGACATCGAGGCAAGAACAATTGCAAAAGAAAAACATGTAGAGTTTAAAAAAGAATTAAAAGATTGTACAAAAGGTGATGTACTTATAGGATTATTTGAAGAATTCTGCGAAGATAAGTTAATGCAACCTACTTTTATTTGTGATTATCCAGTAGAAAATTCACCTCTTACAAAGAAGAAAAGAGGAAATGAAGCGTTTACTGAAAGATTTGAAGGATTTGTATTTGGAAGAGAAGTATGTAACGCATATTCTGAATTAAATGATTCTATAGTTCAAAAAGAAAGATTTATGCAACAATTAAAGGAAAGAGAATTAGGTGATGATGAAGCTTATATGATGGATGATGACTTTATAACTTCATTAGAAGTGGGTATGCCACCAACAGGAGGATTAGGAATAGGTATCGATAGATTAATAATGTTCTTAACAGATACACATTCTATAAGAGATGTTATACTATTCCCAACCATGAAACCACAACCTAATAATCAATAA
- the greA gene encoding transcription elongation factor GreA has translation MSEAKKYVMTYEGVKKLEEELEYLKTVKRKEITEKIKVALSFGDLSENSEYDEAKNEQAFAEGRIIQLENMLKNASIVDENEVPKDVVSVGSIVKVKDYEFDEEVEYIIVGSAEADPMNNKISNESPVGNGLIGKKVGDIIEVTVPDGVSKYEILEVNRA, from the coding sequence ATGAGCGAAGCAAAAAAATATGTTATGACTTATGAAGGGGTAAAGAAATTAGAAGAAGAATTAGAATATCTAAAAACGGTAAAAAGAAAAGAAATAACAGAAAAAATAAAGGTAGCCCTTTCATTTGGGGATTTAAGCGAAAATTCAGAATATGATGAAGCTAAAAATGAACAAGCTTTTGCAGAAGGAAGAATAATACAATTAGAAAACATGCTAAAAAATGCTAGTATAGTTGATGAAAATGAAGTTCCTAAAGATGTAGTAAGTGTAGGTTCTATAGTAAAGGTTAAAGATTATGAATTTGATGAAGAGGTTGAATATATAATCGTAGGCTCTGCTGAAGCTGACCCTATGAATAATAAAATATCTAATGAATCACCAGTAGGGAATGGATTAATAGGTAAAAAAGTTGGAGATATAATAGAAGTAACAGTTCCAGATGGTGTTAGTAAATATGAAATATTAGAAGTTAATAGAGCATAG
- the dusB gene encoding tRNA dihydrouridine synthase DusB, which produces MNIGNLIFHNNVFLAPMAGFTDIAFREICKELGCGLVYTEMVSAKALYYGSNNTTELCVISNKEKPVALQLFGHEPDIMANAVEFFNDNNDVCILDVNMGCPAPKIVKNGDGSALMKDPKLASEIIKAMKKVAKKPITVKFRKGFDKNNINAVEFAKIMEQSGADAITIHGRTREQMYEGKADWTIISKVKNAVSIPIIGNGDVFSAEDAIEMINKTNCDGVMVGRGAQGNPWIFKQINEKIKGEHVYYPTSQERIDICINHYKRALEYFEEHKAVREMRKHVAVYVKGLKNCTDIKDKVNMEKNSDKVLEELIKYRETLREF; this is translated from the coding sequence ATGAATATAGGAAATCTTATATTTCATAATAATGTATTTTTAGCACCTATGGCAGGCTTTACAGATATAGCTTTTAGAGAGATATGTAAAGAATTAGGATGTGGTTTAGTTTACACTGAAATGGTAAGTGCTAAAGCATTATATTATGGAAGTAATAATACAACGGAATTATGCGTAATATCAAATAAAGAAAAACCGGTAGCCTTACAATTATTTGGCCACGAGCCAGATATAATGGCAAATGCAGTAGAATTTTTCAATGACAATAATGATGTATGCATATTGGATGTAAACATGGGATGTCCAGCCCCTAAAATAGTTAAAAATGGTGATGGTTCAGCCCTTATGAAAGACCCTAAATTAGCATCGGAAATAATAAAAGCTATGAAAAAAGTAGCTAAAAAACCTATTACAGTTAAATTTAGAAAAGGTTTTGATAAAAATAATATTAATGCAGTAGAGTTTGCCAAAATAATGGAACAATCTGGAGCTGATGCTATAACTATTCATGGTAGAACAAGAGAGCAAATGTATGAAGGAAAGGCAGATTGGACAATAATATCAAAAGTAAAGAATGCTGTAAGCATACCTATAATAGGTAATGGAGATGTATTTTCGGCAGAAGATGCTATAGAAATGATAAATAAAACGAACTGTGATGGTGTAATGGTAGGAAGGGGTGCTCAAGGTAATCCGTGGATATTTAAACAAATAAATGAAAAAATTAAGGGAGAACATGTATATTATCCCACTTCACAAGAAAGAATAGACATATGTATCAATCATTATAAAAGAGCATTAGAATATTTTGAAGAACATAAGGCAGTAAGAGAGATGAGAAAACACGTAGCAGTATATGTAAAAGGTCTTAAAAATTGTACTGATATAAAGGATAAAGTAAATATGGAAAAAAATTCTGATAAAGTGTTAGAAGAATTAATTAAATATAGGGAAACATTAAGGGAATTTTAA
- a CDS encoding type III pantothenate kinase → MILVLDVGNTNIVLGIYKNKELIANWRLATDNKRTADEYGIQVIELFSHNNLSFSDIEGVIISSVVPNIMYSLEHMISKYFNIKPIIVGPGVKTGINIKYDNPKEVGADRIVNAVAAHEIYKKPLIIIDFGTATTFCSVTKEANYLGGTICPGIKISSDALFDKAAKLPRVELVKTPGVICKNTVASIQAGIIYGYAGQVDYIVSKMKKEMMALGEEEPFVVATGGFAKLISEEAKSIDEINAILTLEGLRIIYEKNK, encoded by the coding sequence ATGATTTTAGTTTTAGATGTAGGAAATACTAATATAGTTTTAGGTATATATAAAAATAAAGAATTAATAGCAAACTGGAGATTGGCTACAGATAATAAAAGAACAGCAGATGAATATGGAATACAAGTAATAGAATTATTTTCGCATAATAATTTAAGTTTTTCTGATATAGAAGGGGTAATTATATCCTCTGTAGTTCCTAATATAATGTATTCTTTAGAGCATATGATATCAAAATATTTTAATATAAAACCTATAATAGTAGGTCCTGGAGTAAAAACAGGTATAAACATAAAATATGACAATCCAAAGGAAGTTGGAGCAGATAGAATTGTTAATGCAGTAGCAGCTCATGAAATTTATAAAAAACCATTAATAATTATTGATTTTGGAACAGCTACTACATTTTGTTCTGTAACAAAGGAAGCTAATTATTTAGGAGGAACTATATGTCCAGGTATAAAAATTTCTTCAGATGCTTTATTTGATAAAGCAGCTAAGTTACCAAGGGTAGAACTTGTAAAAACTCCTGGGGTTATATGTAAAAATACTGTAGCTAGTATACAAGCTGGAATAATTTATGGTTATGCTGGGCAAGTAGATTATATAGTGTCAAAAATGAAAAAGGAAATGATGGCTCTAGGGGAAGAGGAACCTTTTGTAGTTGCTACAGGGGGATTTGCTAAACTGATTAGTGAAGAAGCAAAAAGTATTGATGAAATAAATGCTATTTTAACATTAGAGGGATTAAGAATAATATATGAAAAAAATAAATAA
- a CDS encoding formate--tetrahydrofolate ligase, translating into MFKSDIEIAQESKMENIKNIAEKIGLTEEDIDLYGKYKCKISLDVLKSNKDKKDGKLILVTAINPTPAGEGKSTITVGLGQALWKKNKKAVIALREPSLGPVFGIKGGAAGGGYSQVVPMEDINLHFTGDMHAITSANNLLAAAIDNHIHQGNILKIDQRRILFKRVMDMNDRALRNVIVALGGKINGFPREDGFMITVASEIMAILCLAENLMDLKNKMGDILVAYSTEGNPIYCKDLEVQGAMALLMKDAIKPNLVQTLENTPAIIHGGPFANIAHGCNSILGTKMALKLGDYVITEAGFGADLGAEKFFDIKCRKANLKPSCVVIVATVRALKYNGGVPKENLKEQNIKALSIGIENLGKHIENVNKFGVPAVVAINKFIADTEEEIEFIKKYCKELGAEVSIAEVWEKGGNGGLELADKVLDTIEKKESKFNPIYEETLNIKEKIETIAQEIYGAEGVDYSKEAEKQITEIEKLDLDKKPVCMAKTQYSLSDDAKLLGRPCGFRINVKEVRISNGAGFIVVLTGNVMTMPGLPKKPAANNMDVLSDGNIVGLF; encoded by the coding sequence ATGTTTAAATCCGATATAGAAATAGCACAAGAATCCAAAATGGAAAATATAAAAAATATAGCTGAAAAGATAGGGTTAACAGAAGAAGATATAGATTTATATGGGAAATATAAATGTAAAATTTCTTTAGATGTTTTAAAGAGTAATAAAGATAAAAAAGATGGTAAACTAATTTTAGTTACAGCTATAAATCCTACTCCAGCAGGAGAAGGAAAATCTACAATTACAGTGGGATTAGGGCAAGCTTTATGGAAGAAAAATAAAAAAGCAGTTATAGCATTAAGAGAACCTTCTTTAGGACCTGTATTTGGTATAAAAGGAGGTGCAGCTGGAGGTGGATATTCTCAGGTTGTTCCGATGGAAGATATAAACCTTCATTTTACAGGGGATATGCATGCTATTACTTCAGCTAATAATTTGCTAGCAGCTGCTATAGATAATCATATTCATCAAGGAAATATTTTGAAGATTGACCAAAGAAGAATTCTCTTTAAAAGAGTTATGGATATGAACGATAGAGCTTTAAGAAATGTAATTGTAGCCTTAGGTGGAAAAATAAATGGATTTCCAAGAGAAGATGGATTTATGATAACTGTAGCTTCAGAGATTATGGCTATATTATGTTTAGCAGAAAATCTTATGGATCTTAAAAATAAAATGGGAGACATATTAGTAGCTTATAGTACGGAGGGTAATCCTATATACTGTAAGGATTTAGAGGTTCAAGGAGCTATGGCATTATTAATGAAAGATGCTATAAAACCTAACTTAGTTCAAACTTTAGAAAATACTCCAGCTATTATACATGGTGGGCCTTTTGCTAATATAGCTCATGGATGTAATAGCATATTAGGAACAAAAATGGCCTTGAAATTAGGAGATTATGTAATAACAGAAGCAGGATTTGGGGCGGATTTGGGAGCAGAAAAGTTTTTTGATATTAAGTGTAGAAAAGCTAATTTGAAACCAAGCTGTGTAGTTATAGTAGCTACAGTAAGAGCTTTAAAATATAATGGTGGAGTTCCTAAGGAAAATCTAAAGGAACAAAATATAAAAGCATTATCTATAGGAATAGAAAATTTAGGAAAACATATAGAGAATGTTAATAAGTTTGGCGTACCAGCAGTAGTTGCTATAAATAAATTTATAGCAGATACAGAAGAGGAAATAGAGTTCATAAAAAAATATTGTAAAGAACTAGGTGCAGAAGTATCCATAGCAGAGGTATGGGAAAAAGGCGGAAATGGTGGCTTAGAATTAGCTGATAAAGTTTTAGATACTATAGAAAAGAAAGAGAGTAAATTTAATCCTATATATGAGGAAACTCTTAATATAAAAGAAAAAATAGAAACAATTGCCCAGGAAATATATGGAGCAGAAGGGGTAGATTATTCTAAAGAGGCAGAAAAGCAAATAACAGAAATAGAAAAATTAGATTTAGATAAAAAGCCTGTATGTATGGCAAAAACTCAGTATTCTTTATCAGATGATGCTAAACTATTAGGGAGACCCTGTGGATTTAGAATTAATGTTAAAGAAGTTAGAATATCCAATGGGGCTGGATTTATAGTTGTGTTAACAGGAAATGTTATGACTATGCCAGGTTTACCTAAGAAACCTGCAGCTAACAATATGGATGTATTATCAGATGGCAATATAGTTGGACTATTCTAA
- the ftsH gene encoding ATP-dependent zinc metalloprotease FtsH: MKKFSSATAWIVVLILVIFSSLMLVRTGTNSTAINFSEFQKNWIQNEIKSFQVKDDKMTVVGTLKDGTQYETVVPSERLFQFINEHPKNGEVKEVYVKPTSVPIWVQYLPMILIVLMLLGFWFMFMQQAQGGGGNRNVMNFGKSKAKMATPDKKKVTFDDVAGADEEKEELAEIVDFLKSPKRYIDMGARIPKGVLLVGPPGTGKTLLAKAIAGEAGVPFFSISGSDFVEMFVGVGASRVRDLFEQAKKNSPCIVFIDEIDAVGRQRGAGLGGGHDEREQTLNQLLVEMDGFGANEGIIMIAATNRPDILDPALLRPGRFDRQIVVGAPDVKGREAILKVHSKNKHLAEEIKLEILAKRTPGFTGADLENLMNESALLAVRKRKELIDMEDLEEAVTRVIAGPEKKSRVIDEEDRKLTAYHEAGHAVVMKLLPHADPVHQISIVPRGMAGGYTMHLPEKDSSYMSKSKLEDEIVGLLGGRVAEKLIIGDISTGAKNDIDRATTIARKMVMDYGMSNTLGPIAFGSGHDEVFLGRDLGKGRNFSEDVAYKIDQEIKKLIDTGYNEAERLLNENISKLHAVAQELLKKEKLEANEFEEIFKNS, from the coding sequence ATGAAAAAATTTTCAAGTGCAACGGCCTGGATTGTTGTTCTTATATTAGTTATATTCTCATCTTTAATGCTTGTTAGAACTGGAACTAACTCTACAGCTATTAATTTTAGTGAATTCCAAAAAAATTGGATACAAAATGAAATTAAAAGTTTTCAAGTTAAAGATGATAAAATGACAGTAGTTGGAACATTAAAAGATGGCACACAATATGAAACAGTAGTTCCTTCAGAAAGATTGTTTCAATTTATAAATGAACATCCTAAAAATGGAGAAGTAAAAGAAGTTTATGTTAAACCAACATCAGTACCTATATGGGTACAATATTTACCTATGATATTAATAGTTTTAATGCTTTTAGGATTTTGGTTTATGTTTATGCAACAAGCACAGGGTGGTGGCGGAAATAGAAATGTTATGAATTTTGGAAAGAGTAAAGCCAAAATGGCCACACCAGATAAGAAAAAAGTAACTTTTGATGATGTTGCAGGAGCTGATGAGGAAAAGGAAGAGTTAGCAGAAATAGTAGATTTTCTTAAGTCGCCTAAAAGATATATAGATATGGGAGCTAGAATACCTAAAGGAGTATTATTAGTAGGACCTCCAGGAACAGGTAAAACTCTTTTAGCTAAGGCTATTGCAGGAGAAGCAGGAGTACCTTTTTTTAGTATATCAGGTTCAGACTTTGTTGAAATGTTTGTAGGTGTTGGAGCATCTAGAGTTAGAGATTTATTTGAGCAAGCTAAGAAGAATTCACCCTGCATAGTTTTTATAGATGAAATTGATGCAGTAGGAAGACAAAGAGGCGCTGGTTTAGGCGGTGGCCATGATGAAAGAGAACAAACTTTAAATCAATTATTAGTTGAAATGGATGGTTTTGGTGCTAATGAAGGTATAATAATGATTGCAGCAACAAATAGACCAGATATATTAGATCCAGCCTTATTAAGACCAGGAAGATTTGATAGACAAATAGTTGTCGGAGCACCAGATGTAAAAGGTAGAGAGGCTATATTAAAGGTTCACTCAAAAAATAAACATTTAGCAGAAGAAATAAAGTTAGAAATATTGGCCAAAAGAACACCAGGATTTACAGGGGCAGACTTAGAAAATTTAATGAATGAATCTGCACTTTTAGCAGTAAGAAAGAGAAAAGAATTAATAGATATGGAAGATCTAGAAGAAGCAGTTACAAGAGTAATAGCTGGACCAGAAAAGAAGAGCAGAGTAATAGATGAAGAAGATAGAAAGCTAACTGCTTATCATGAAGCCGGTCATGCTGTTGTTATGAAACTTCTTCCCCATGCAGATCCAGTTCATCAAATAAGTATAGTTCCAAGAGGTATGGCAGGTGGATATACTATGCATTTACCAGAAAAGGATAGCTCATATATGTCTAAATCTAAATTAGAAGATGAAATTGTAGGTTTATTAGGAGGAAGAGTAGCAGAAAAGTTAATTATAGGAGACATAAGTACAGGAGCTAAAAATGATATAGATAGAGCTACAACAATAGCTAGAAAAATGGTCATGGATTATGGTATGAGCAATACATTAGGTCCAATAGCTTTTGGATCAGGGCATGATGAAGTTTTCTTAGGAAGAGATCTTGGAAAGGGAAGAAACTTCAGTGAAGATGTAGCCTATAAAATAGATCAAGAAATAAAAAAATTAATAGATACTGGATATAATGAAGCAGAAAGACTTTTAAATGAAAATATATCTAAATTACATGCTGTAGCGCAAGAATTGCTTAAAAAAGAAAAATTAGAGGCAAATGAATTTGAAGAAATATTCAAAAATAGTTAG
- the hpt gene encoding hypoxanthine phosphoribosyltransferase: MDLISRDIEKVLISEEKIQNKINELGDQISKDYDGKDLMLIGILKGSVPFMADLLKRITIPCTMDFMAVSSYGNSTTSSGVVRILKDLDFEIEGKDILIVEDIIDSGITLKYLLENLRARKPASINIACLLNKEERRKAEIDVHYLGFNVPDYFLVGYGLDFAEKYRNLPYIGILKEEVYK; the protein is encoded by the coding sequence ATGGATCTAATAAGTAGGGATATAGAAAAAGTACTTATATCTGAAGAAAAAATACAAAACAAAATAAATGAATTAGGAGATCAAATCAGTAAGGATTATGATGGCAAAGATTTAATGCTAATAGGTATATTAAAGGGGTCTGTACCTTTTATGGCAGATTTACTAAAAAGAATAACCATACCTTGCACTATGGATTTTATGGCGGTGTCTAGCTATGGAAACTCTACTACATCCTCAGGGGTAGTTAGAATATTAAAGGATTTAGATTTTGAAATAGAAGGTAAAGATATTCTTATAGTAGAAGATATAATAGACTCTGGTATAACATTAAAATATTTATTAGAAAATTTACGTGCTAGAAAACCAGCTAGTATAAATATAGCTTGTTTGCTTAATAAGGAAGAAAGAAGAAAAGCAGAAATTGATGTTCATTATTTAGGTTTTAATGTTCCTGATTATTTTCTTGTAGGATATGGATTAGATTTTGCAGAAAAATATAGAAATCTACCTTACATTGGAATATTAAAAGAGGAAGTTTATAAATAA